From Chryseobacterium sp. IHB B 17019, one genomic window encodes:
- a CDS encoding S9 family peptidase — MKLYKFSLLMMVLGGSAFAQTQKFTMAEAVNGLRTNLAVKNISQFSWSNDGKSYIQAVKGGYLITDLKTSKQDTLLSLMQLNKNLADNKFNAVPQIKFISNSHGYFNSGDKMVWVEKSGSDWKTKTSVAIDKDASNVKVFGDNETFAFTVKNNLFVNKNGKTIAVTNDSDENILNGASNVHRNEFGIDTGIFPAPNSESLAFYRMDQTMVADYPIIDWSVTPAVNHNIKYPMAGQTSHQVTLGVFNIKTQATTFLKIEGEKDQYLTAVTWSPDSKYIFVGVLNRGQNHMKMNQYDVATGDLVKTLFEETSDKYVEPQHPLTFFPNSNTDFIWQSQRTGYNHLFHYSLEKGLIAQITKGDWLVTDILGFNEKKKEIYFTSTKETPLEKHIYKINWTNFKMQRLDSAEGVHTGILSSDGNYLYDIYSNANTPRVANIINTNTLKFNNILTSENTLKNYQRPEIKNVELKADDGTPLYGKIILPTNFDPNKKYPVIVYLYNGPHLQLITNTFPASGNLWYEYMAQNGYIIFTMDGRGSANRGLKFEQAVFRNLGTTEMNDQMKGVEYLKSLPYVDSERMGIHGWSFGGFMTTSFMLRHPEVFKVGVAGGPVIDWSMYEIMYGERYMDTPQENPQGYATSNLLDKVQNLKGKLLMIHGAQDDVVVWQHSVKFIKSAVDNGVQLDYFMYPGHPHNVIGKDRVHLMQKVTDYFDLYLKK; from the coding sequence ATGAAATTATATAAGTTTTCTTTATTGATGATGGTTTTGGGCGGCTCGGCATTTGCTCAGACCCAAAAATTTACGATGGCGGAAGCTGTTAACGGCTTGAGAACGAATCTGGCGGTTAAAAATATCTCTCAATTTTCATGGTCAAATGATGGGAAATCATACATTCAGGCGGTAAAAGGAGGATATTTAATCACTGATTTGAAAACAAGCAAACAAGATACATTACTGTCTCTGATGCAATTGAATAAAAACCTTGCAGACAATAAATTCAATGCAGTTCCGCAGATTAAATTTATCAGCAATTCTCACGGTTATTTCAATTCTGGTGACAAAATGGTCTGGGTAGAAAAATCCGGAAGCGACTGGAAAACGAAAACCTCTGTTGCCATAGATAAAGATGCTTCTAATGTAAAAGTTTTCGGAGATAATGAAACTTTTGCCTTTACAGTAAAAAATAATTTATTTGTCAATAAAAACGGAAAAACAATTGCTGTAACGAATGATTCGGATGAAAATATTCTAAACGGCGCTTCAAATGTCCACAGAAACGAATTCGGGATTGATACAGGAATTTTTCCCGCTCCGAACTCTGAAAGTCTGGCTTTCTACAGAATGGATCAGACAATGGTTGCAGATTATCCGATTATCGATTGGTCTGTAACTCCCGCAGTTAATCACAATATCAAATACCCGATGGCCGGGCAAACTTCTCATCAGGTTACTTTGGGAGTTTTCAATATTAAAACTCAGGCAACAACTTTCTTAAAAATTGAAGGTGAAAAAGATCAGTATTTAACGGCTGTAACGTGGAGCCCGGATTCAAAATATATTTTCGTGGGAGTGCTGAACAGAGGTCAGAATCACATGAAAATGAATCAATACGACGTTGCGACAGGAGATTTGGTAAAGACTTTATTCGAAGAAACAAGCGACAAATATGTTGAACCACAACATCCATTGACGTTCTTCCCGAATTCCAATACAGATTTTATCTGGCAAAGTCAGAGAACGGGTTACAATCATTTATTTCATTATAGTTTAGAAAAAGGACTGATTGCACAGATTACAAAAGGAGATTGGCTGGTTACTGATATTTTAGGCTTTAATGAAAAGAAAAAGGAAATTTATTTCACTTCTACGAAGGAAACGCCTTTAGAAAAACATATCTATAAAATCAACTGGACCAACTTCAAAATGCAGCGTTTAGACAGTGCGGAAGGTGTTCACACGGGAATTTTGAGCAGTGACGGAAATTATCTTTACGATATCTACAGCAATGCAAATACCCCAAGAGTTGCGAATATTATTAATACAAATACCTTAAAATTCAATAATATTTTAACTTCTGAAAACACTTTAAAAAATTATCAGCGTCCGGAAATTAAGAATGTAGAATTAAAAGCAGACGACGGAACTCCTTTATACGGAAAAATCATTCTTCCGACGAATTTTGACCCGAATAAAAAATATCCGGTCATTGTTTATTTATACAACGGTCCACATTTACAGTTGATTACGAACACTTTCCCGGCTTCCGGAAATCTTTGGTATGAATATATGGCTCAAAATGGCTACATCATTTTCACGATGGACGGAAGAGGTTCTGCGAATCGTGGTTTGAAGTTTGAGCAGGCTGTTTTCAGAAACTTAGGAACAACCGAAATGAATGACCAGATGAAAGGGGTGGAATATTTAAAATCACTTCCATACGTAGATTCAGAAAGAATGGGAATTCACGGCTGGAGTTTTGGCGGATTTATGACGACGAGTTTCATGCTTCGTCATCCTGAAGTGTTCAAAGTAGGTGTTGCAGGCGGTCCCGTGATCGATTGGAGCATGTACGAAATCATGTACGGCGAAAGATATATGGATACGCCACAGGAAAATCCGCAAGGGTATGCAACGTCGAATCTTTTGGATAAAGTTCAGAATTTAAAAGGTAAATTATTAATGATTCACGGAGCTCAGGATGACGTGGTGGTTTGGCAGCATTCGGTGAAATTCATCAAATCTGCAGTTGATAACGGAGTTCAGTTGGACTACTTTATGTATCCGGGACATCCGCACAATGTGATCGGAAAAGACAGAGTGCATCTGATGCAGAAAGTGACAGATTATTTTGACTTATATTTGAAGAAATAA
- a CDS encoding acyltransferase family protein, producing the protein MNLVKIDRIHFHTFDSLRFLSFLLVFLRHSPVPEDSILYYFSHEGGIGVSFFFVLSGFLITYILILEKVNNQGKISLEKFFKRRILRIWPLYYAMVLFAMCTPFILDSFNISYSDEGYQPNWFFTLTFLENYVSMFTHQLPNVAPLSVIWSLCVEEHFYIVWGLAFYFISLKNIPKLLFGCIIFSFIMQTVYEKYDLNMLDLFTNIHFFAFGAIPAYIFVFKKDIIEKLGQIPAIYKYFYAVSIIGIILIVANTNAIPDLKISSFLFAILFSGLILFTLGEKNVFKISDKSILAKLGKYTYGLYLFHTICISLFLKIGTNFELNWVAITALSFTLTVIFSVLSYHLFEKQFLKLKN; encoded by the coding sequence ATGAACTTAGTAAAAATAGACAGAATCCACTTTCATACGTTTGATTCTCTGAGATTCCTGTCTTTTTTATTAGTTTTCTTGCGCCATTCCCCCGTTCCTGAAGATAGTATTTTGTACTATTTCTCTCATGAAGGAGGGATTGGTGTTTCTTTTTTCTTTGTTTTAAGTGGTTTTTTAATCACTTATATTCTTATTCTTGAAAAAGTTAATAATCAGGGAAAAATTTCATTGGAAAAGTTTTTTAAAAGAAGAATATTAAGAATCTGGCCATTGTATTACGCCATGGTTTTATTTGCGATGTGCACGCCTTTTATTCTTGATTCTTTTAATATTTCTTATTCTGATGAAGGGTATCAGCCGAATTGGTTTTTTACACTCACCTTTTTGGAAAATTATGTGTCCATGTTCACCCATCAGCTTCCGAATGTAGCGCCGTTGTCTGTGATTTGGTCGCTTTGTGTGGAAGAGCATTTTTATATTGTCTGGGGCCTGGCTTTTTATTTTATTTCTTTAAAAAATATTCCGAAACTGCTTTTTGGGTGTATTATTTTTTCTTTCATCATGCAGACTGTTTATGAAAAATATGATCTTAATATGTTAGATCTTTTTACGAATATTCACTTTTTTGCTTTTGGGGCGATTCCGGCTTATATTTTTGTTTTTAAGAAAGATATTATTGAAAAATTAGGTCAAATTCCGGCTATTTATAAATATTTTTATGCCGTTTCGATCATTGGAATTATTTTAATTGTTGCCAATACAAATGCAATTCCTGATCTTAAAATAAGCTCATTTCTTTTTGCTATTCTATTTTCTGGGTTGATTTTATTTACGCTTGGAGAGAAAAATGTATTTAAAATTTCTGATAAAAGTATCTTAGCCAAATTGGGAAAATATACCTATGGTTTGTATTTGTTCCACACAATATGCATTAGTTTATTCTTAAAAATAGGAACTAATTTTGAATTAAATTGGGTTGCAATAACCGCCTTATCATTTACTTTAACTGTAATATTTTCAGTATTATCCTATCATCTTTTTGAAAAACAATTTTTAAAACTTAAAAATTAA
- a CDS encoding LLM class flavin-dependent oxidoreductase, whose product MELGIGMFGDLSIDQTTGKYRDAGVKIREILEQVKLMDEIGIDVFAMGEHHRPDYAVSSPEIVLAAAASITKNIKLASGVTVLSSSEPVKVYEDFSTLDLISDGRAEIFVGRGSFIESFPLYGYSLKDYEELFDEKLELLLKINSEENVTWSGKLRAPMNNQTVYPRAKNDGKLSIWRAVGGTPQSVLSAAQLGMPLVVAIIGGMPIQFKNLIEFYKQEYKKAGHDESKMQIAVHSHTFVSDDPKVIDGYFLNYKSQVDRIGASRGWAPFTKMQYESGRGEDGALFIGNSKEVADKIVYLKEIFGITRFIGHMDVGDPSHNIMMKSIELFGKEVKPVIKDL is encoded by the coding sequence ATGGAATTAGGAATAGGAATGTTTGGAGATTTGTCAATTGACCAGACAACCGGAAAATATAGAGATGCGGGCGTAAAAATCCGTGAAATTCTTGAGCAGGTAAAATTAATGGACGAAATAGGAATTGATGTCTTTGCAATGGGAGAGCATCACCGTCCGGATTATGCGGTTTCGTCTCCGGAAATTGTTCTCGCTGCGGCTGCAAGTATTACAAAAAATATAAAATTAGCGAGTGGGGTAACGGTTTTAAGTTCATCCGAACCGGTAAAAGTATATGAGGATTTTTCAACATTAGATTTGATTTCTGACGGGCGTGCAGAGATATTTGTGGGACGTGGAAGTTTTATAGAATCTTTTCCTCTTTACGGCTATTCTTTGAAAGATTATGAGGAGCTTTTCGATGAAAAATTAGAATTATTATTAAAAATAAATTCAGAAGAAAACGTAACGTGGTCCGGAAAATTACGTGCCCCGATGAATAACCAAACCGTTTATCCAAGAGCAAAAAATGATGGAAAATTGTCGATCTGGCGAGCAGTTGGCGGAACTCCGCAATCGGTTTTGAGTGCTGCACAACTAGGAATGCCTTTGGTAGTTGCCATTATCGGAGGAATGCCGATTCAGTTTAAAAATTTAATTGAATTCTACAAACAGGAGTATAAAAAAGCAGGACATGATGAATCAAAAATGCAGATTGCAGTACATTCTCATACTTTTGTAAGTGACGATCCTAAAGTAATTGACGGATATTTCCTTAATTATAAGTCACAGGTGGACAGAATCGGCGCTTCAAGAGGCTGGGCTCCTTTCACCAAAATGCAATATGAAAGCGGAAGAGGGGAAGATGGAGCTTTATTCATCGGAAACTCTAAAGAAGTGGCAGATAAAATTGTTTATTTAAAAGAAATCTTCGGGATTACAAGGTTTATTGGTCACATGGATGTAGGAGATCCTTCTCACAATATTATGATGAAATCAATTGAATTGTTCGGGAAAGAAGTAAAACCGGTTATTAAAGATTTATAA
- a CDS encoding VF530 family DNA-binding protein, which yields MQQPSKDPLHGKRLDAILEELVEYYNGFEKLGEQINIKCFTDNPSINSSLKFLRKTDWARAKVESLYLYVLRQKKRNETKNEN from the coding sequence ATGCAGCAGCCATCCAAAGATCCTCTTCACGGAAAACGACTTGATGCCATTCTTGAGGAATTGGTAGAATATTATAATGGTTTTGAAAAGTTGGGCGAACAGATTAATATCAAATGTTTTACAGACAATCCGAGCATTAATTCTTCCCTGAAGTTTTTACGTAAAACAGACTGGGCAAGAGCTAAAGTGGAGAGTTTGTATCTATATGTTTTAAGGCAGAAAAAACGGAATGAAACAAAAAACGAAAACTGA
- a CDS encoding FKBP-type peptidyl-prolyl cis-trans isomerase, with translation MTIENNHVVAVSYILHTIEEDGSKILVEETTAENPLTFLYGVGMMIPKFEQNILGLKAGDKAAFTIQPEEAYGDKQPDAIAQLPLEMFKDSGTPPVGAILPLSDNQGNNFQAFVVEVTPEAVVVDLNHPMAGKVLDFQVEILNTRPATQEELSHGHAHGIDGTDAH, from the coding sequence ATGACAATCGAAAACAATCATGTTGTAGCTGTAAGTTACATACTTCATACTATCGAAGAGGATGGGAGTAAGATTCTTGTAGAAGAAACAACAGCAGAAAATCCACTTACATTTTTATACGGTGTAGGAATGATGATCCCAAAGTTTGAACAAAATATTCTTGGTTTAAAAGCTGGTGATAAAGCTGCTTTTACAATTCAGCCGGAAGAAGCTTACGGTGACAAACAACCGGATGCCATTGCGCAATTGCCGCTTGAAATGTTCAAAGATTCTGGGACTCCGCCTGTGGGAGCAATTTTACCTCTATCTGATAATCAGGGGAATAACTTCCAGGCATTTGTAGTAGAAGTAACACCTGAAGCTGTAGTGGTAGATCTTAATCACCCAATGGCTGGGAAAGTTTTAGATTTCCAGGTGGAAATTTTGAACACACGTCCTGCGACACAAGAAGAGTTGTCACATGGTCACGCTCATGGAATTGACGGAACCGACGCTCACTAA
- a CDS encoding YchJ family protein, with the protein MNCPCCSGKSYEECCKPYHTGEKHAPTAEALMRSRFSAFAIPNGEYLMEATLPGKRKYHNKKDLQEWGEINQWTKLEIIRTPALNQVEFKAYYTDQDGNPQVHHEFSIFQKMHERWYYVSGEFMD; encoded by the coding sequence ATGAATTGTCCCTGCTGTTCCGGAAAATCATACGAAGAATGTTGTAAACCTTACCACACCGGAGAAAAACATGCCCCGACCGCTGAAGCATTGATGCGCTCAAGGTTTTCCGCATTTGCAATTCCGAATGGTGAATATCTGATGGAAGCAACCCTTCCCGGAAAAAGGAAATATCATAATAAAAAAGATCTTCAGGAATGGGGAGAAATCAACCAATGGACAAAACTGGAAATTATCCGGACACCGGCCTTGAACCAGGTTGAATTTAAAGCATATTATACTGATCAGGACGGAAATCCACAGGTTCATCATGAGTTTTCAATATTTCAGAAAATGCATGAGCGTTGGTATTATGTTTCAGGTGAGTTTATGGATTAA
- a CDS encoding M3 family metallopeptidase, whose amino-acid sequence MKKISSVLLISALAFNQSCTTMKNTDTKLEAPTPDASLSSNPFMKKSSLQYEAPEFDKIKDEHFKPAFDFGLKQHDAEILKIANNSEAPTFENTIVALEKSGEIYKRTRIVFSNLTSANTNPTLQALDEQYAPIFAAHSDKMYLNENLYKRIKAISENGLDSESKRLLQYYKQNFEIAGANLSAADKEKLKQINQELASLSTQYSNKLLEARKQGGVFFTDEKELDGLSADEIAAAATDAKNAEKPGQYLLALQNTTQQPLLQNLKNRASREKLFKASWLRAEKGGASDTRETVEKLAKLRLKKAQVLGKKSFAEWKLQDQMAKNPTAAVKLMNQIATPAVETAKREAQDIQDLIDQQKGGFQVEPWDWNFYAEQVRKAKFDLDENQIKPYFEITTVLEKGVFFAAEKFYGLTFKKRTDLPVYHPDVVTYEVFDHDGKSLAIYYLDFYTRDSKNGGAWMSNFVEQSYLLATKPVIVNCYNYQKPAPGKPSLISYDDVSTIFHEFGHSIHGMFASQKYPSLSGTNVPRDFVEFPSQINEHWALDPMVLKNYALHYETKQPIPQALVDKIKKAATFNQGYMTTELVSAAALDMDWHTVTNENQLIPVLDFEKQSLANHGFTLASVPPRYHTPYFAHIWGGDYSAGYYAYLWSETLDNDAWEWIENNGGLTRENGDRFRKYILSVGNSVDLNQAFRDFTGHDPDIKPLLRSRGFIK is encoded by the coding sequence ATGAAGAAGATTTCATCAGTATTATTAATTTCTGCATTAGCATTTAATCAATCCTGTACTACAATGAAAAATACGGATACAAAATTGGAGGCTCCCACACCGGACGCTTCCCTCTCATCCAATCCCTTTATGAAGAAAAGCAGTCTTCAGTACGAAGCTCCTGAGTTTGATAAAATTAAAGATGAACACTTTAAGCCGGCTTTTGATTTCGGACTTAAGCAACACGATGCCGAAATTCTGAAAATTGCCAATAATTCTGAGGCCCCGACTTTCGAAAACACCATCGTGGCTCTGGAAAAAAGTGGTGAAATCTATAAAAGGACACGCATTGTATTTTCAAATCTTACAAGTGCCAATACAAATCCTACTTTACAGGCTTTGGATGAACAGTACGCTCCTATTTTTGCAGCGCACTCCGATAAAATGTATCTTAATGAAAATCTTTATAAAAGAATAAAAGCCATTTCTGAAAACGGTCTGGATTCTGAAAGCAAAAGATTACTACAATATTATAAGCAAAATTTTGAAATTGCAGGTGCAAATCTTTCTGCAGCCGACAAAGAAAAATTAAAACAAATCAATCAGGAGCTGGCTTCATTGTCCACCCAATATTCAAACAAGCTATTGGAAGCGAGAAAACAGGGCGGAGTTTTCTTTACAGATGAAAAAGAATTAGACGGGCTTTCTGCAGATGAAATCGCAGCTGCCGCGACCGATGCCAAAAATGCAGAGAAACCCGGGCAATATCTTCTGGCGTTACAAAACACAACACAACAGCCTCTTTTACAAAACCTTAAAAACAGAGCATCAAGGGAAAAGCTGTTCAAGGCATCTTGGCTGAGAGCAGAAAAAGGTGGTGCGAGCGACACAAGAGAAACGGTTGAGAAACTTGCAAAATTAAGGCTTAAAAAGGCCCAGGTTTTAGGCAAAAAAAGCTTTGCAGAATGGAAATTGCAGGATCAGATGGCGAAAAACCCGACGGCTGCAGTGAAATTAATGAATCAAATTGCAACACCTGCCGTAGAAACGGCAAAACGTGAAGCACAGGATATTCAGGACCTCATCGATCAGCAAAAAGGCGGCTTCCAAGTTGAACCTTGGGACTGGAATTTTTATGCTGAACAGGTAAGAAAAGCAAAATTCGATTTGGATGAAAACCAGATTAAGCCTTATTTTGAAATTACGACAGTTTTGGAAAAAGGAGTTTTCTTCGCTGCAGAAAAGTTTTATGGATTGACATTCAAAAAGAGAACAGACCTTCCAGTATATCATCCCGATGTGGTTACCTACGAAGTTTTCGATCATGACGGGAAATCCCTTGCCATTTATTACCTGGATTTTTACACCAGAGATTCTAAAAACGGTGGCGCCTGGATGAGCAATTTTGTTGAGCAATCTTATCTTTTGGCAACAAAACCGGTTATTGTCAACTGCTACAATTATCAGAAACCGGCACCGGGAAAACCTTCATTAATTAGTTATGATGATGTTTCAACAATTTTCCATGAATTTGGACACTCTATCCACGGGATGTTTGCGAGCCAGAAATATCCATCACTTTCAGGAACCAATGTACCGAGAGATTTTGTAGAATTTCCTTCTCAAATCAATGAACATTGGGCTTTGGATCCTATGGTCTTAAAAAATTATGCTCTTCATTACGAAACAAAACAGCCGATTCCACAGGCTTTAGTTGATAAAATCAAAAAAGCGGCAACCTTCAATCAGGGATATATGACAACGGAATTAGTTTCTGCTGCTGCGCTGGATATGGACTGGCATACTGTAACCAATGAAAATCAGTTGATTCCTGTTTTAGATTTCGAAAAACAATCTCTGGCAAATCATGGATTTACGTTAGCATCGGTTCCTCCACGTTATCATACTCCTTATTTTGCTCATATCTGGGGAGGTGATTATTCTGCGGGATATTATGCTTATTTATGGTCTGAAACTCTTGATAATGATGCATGGGAATGGATTGAAAATAACGGTGGGCTTACCAGAGAAAATGGTGACCGTTTCAGGAAATATATTCTTTCCGTTGGAAATTCTGTGGATCTGAACCAGGCCTTCAGGGATTTCACAGGACATGATCCGGATATTAAGCCTTTATTGAGAAGCAGGGGGTTTATTAAATAA
- a CDS encoding SPW repeat protein: MISSKTHAVLDYLVGILLIAAPWLLGFADNGAATTIPVVLGISTIVYSLFTNYEYSIARMLSFKTHLTIDFVAGLLLLVSPWLFGFHEEVYLPHVIVGAFEILAVLMTRKVTSTAHKPKQI; the protein is encoded by the coding sequence ATGATTTCATCAAAAACTCATGCCGTACTGGATTACCTTGTGGGCATACTGTTAATTGCCGCCCCATGGCTTTTAGGATTTGCTGATAACGGCGCTGCAACCACGATTCCTGTTGTACTCGGGATATCAACAATAGTGTACAGCCTTTTTACAAATTATGAGTATTCAATTGCTCGTATGCTGTCTTTCAAAACCCATTTGACCATTGATTTTGTCGCCGGTTTACTTTTACTGGTATCTCCATGGCTGTTTGGTTTTCATGAAGAGGTTTATCTGCCACATGTCATTGTGGGAGCATTTGAAATATTGGCTGTACTGATGACAAGAAAAGTAACATCAACTGCACATAAGCCGAAACAGATCTAG
- a CDS encoding head GIN domain-containing protein, producing MKSQTIFIFSAFVLLTSCEKNERRNHDNEKNNWVEKVVDKDHGPMKQKEVTGDFDEIEVSQAIDAEVIKADVEKVVISAPENIIDEILVDNSGGNLHIHYRPGIRVMNSNNVSAKIYTKDFSKLNANSSAKITVKDKFVQEKMNIEVSSAGTVSGDLEANDFDISADSSSNFTGKIWAVDLDVDASSAASINISGKAKNAEITASSAGSISAEDVVADNVNAEASSGASVQISATSSIKAEASSGGSVNAYKKGNVTTVTKEESSGGSVSIQ from the coding sequence ATGAAATCACAAACTATTTTTATTTTTTCAGCCTTTGTGCTATTAACCTCGTGTGAAAAAAATGAGCGCAGAAACCATGATAATGAAAAAAACAATTGGGTAGAAAAGGTTGTAGACAAAGATCACGGTCCCATGAAACAAAAGGAGGTAACAGGCGATTTTGATGAGATTGAAGTTTCTCAGGCAATTGATGCTGAGGTTATAAAAGCAGATGTAGAAAAAGTAGTGATTTCTGCTCCTGAAAATATTATTGACGAGATTTTGGTGGATAACAGCGGCGGAAACCTTCACATTCATTACAGACCCGGAATCAGGGTGATGAATTCGAACAATGTTTCAGCTAAAATTTACACTAAAGATTTCTCAAAATTAAATGCAAATTCTTCTGCAAAAATTACGGTAAAAGATAAATTCGTTCAGGAAAAAATGAATATCGAAGTTTCAAGTGCGGGAACAGTTTCCGGAGATCTTGAAGCCAATGATTTTGATATTTCCGCAGACAGCAGCAGTAATTTCACTGGGAAAATCTGGGCTGTTGATCTTGATGTAGATGCTTCATCTGCTGCAAGTATTAATATTTCCGGAAAGGCAAAAAATGCTGAGATTACCGCTTCTTCAGCAGGTAGTATTTCTGCAGAAGATGTGGTTGCGGATAATGTAAACGCAGAAGCATCAAGCGGTGCAAGCGTGCAGATCAGTGCAACATCATCTATAAAAGCAGAAGCATCATCAGGTGGAAGTGTGAATGCTTATAAAAAAGGAAACGTTACAACGGTAACGAAAGAAGAAAGTAGTGGTGGAAGTGTAAGCATCCAGTAA